In Plasmodium sp. gorilla clade G2 genome assembly, chromosome: 5, one genomic interval encodes:
- a CDS encoding 60S ribosomal protein L2, giving the protein MGRVIRGQRKGRGSIFKSHNHHRKGAAKLRHLDYCEKKGYIKGLVKDIIHDPGRGAPLAKVLFKRTEKYGKKEELIIASEGMFTGQYISCGTKAPLSVGNILPIGKMPEGTLICNLEHRTGNRGTLVKASGCYATVVGQSEDGKKTKVRLPSGAKKTIDAKARAMVGVVGAGGRIDKPILKAGVAHHKYRVKRNCWPKVRGVAMNPVEHPHGGGNHQHIGHPSTVSRSAPAGQKVGLIAARRTGLLRGAKKTKLVGKSEE; this is encoded by the exons atgggAAGAGTTATAAGag GCCAAAGGAAGGGTAGAGGCTCTATTTTCAAGTCTCATAATCATCATAGAAAAGGCGCAGCAAAATTACGCCACTTAGATTATtgtgaaaaaaaaggatatataaaGGGGTTAGTAAAAGATATCATACATGATCCAGGAAGAGGTGCTCCTTTAGCTAAagtattatttaaaagaactGAGAAATATGGAAAGAAAGAAGAATTAATTATAGCTTCAGAAGGTATGTTTACTGGTCAATATATTTCTTGTGGTACTAAAGCTCCTTTATCAGTAGGTAATATTTTACCTATAGGTAAAATGCCTGAAGGTACCTTAATATGTAATTTAGAACATAGAACTGGAAATAGAGGAACCTTAGTTAAAGCTTCTGGATGTTATGCTACTGTTGTAGGTCAATCAGAAGATGGAAAGAAAACTAAAGTTAGATTACCATCAGGAGCTAAAAAAACCATCGACGCTAAAGCTAGAGCTATGGTAGGTGTTGTTGGAGCAGGTGGACGTATTGATAAACCTATATTAAAAGCTGGTGTTGCTCACCACAAATACAGAGTCAAGAGAAATTGCTGGCCTAAGGTTAGAGGTGTGGCTATGAACCCTGTAGAACATCCTCATGGAGGTGGTAACCATCAACACATTGGTCATCCATCTACAGTTTCTAGAAGCGCACCTGCAGGACAAAAAGTTGGTTTGATTGCTGCCAGAAGAACAGGTTTATTAAGAGGTGCAAAGAAAACAAAACTTGTTGGAAAATCTGAAGAATGA
- a CDS encoding 60S ribosomal protein L12, putative has protein sequence MAKKPDPNEIKYVFIRQVGGEVGASSVLSPKLGPLGLSPKKVGDDIAKETQSWKGLKICVKLTIQNRQAKVEVVPTSAALILKELNEAPRDRKKVKNIKHNGNLKLEQVYSIARVMKDKSRAKEFKGTVKEMLGTCNSIGCTVDGKKPTTIQEMIDSGEIDVPLE, from the exons atggccAAAAAACCAGATCCGAATGAAATTAAATATg tttTCATTAGACAAGTTGGAGGAGAAGTCGGAGCTTCTTCTGTGTTGTCTCCAAAATTAGGTCCCTTAGGTTTATCACCTAAGAAAGTTGGAGATGATATAGCTAAAGAAACACAATCATGGAAAggtttaaaaatatgtgtaAAGCTAACCATTCAAAACAGACAAGCAAAAGTTGAAGTTGTGCCTACATCAGCTGCTTTAATTTTGAAGGAATTAAATGAAGCTCCTAGAGATAGAAAGAaagttaaaaatattaaacataaTGGTAATTTAAAGTTAGAACAAGTATATTCAATAGCTAGAGTTATGAAAGATAAATCAAGAGCCAAAGAATTTAAAGGAACTGTTAAAGAAATGTTAGGAACTTGTAATTCTATCGGATGTACTGTTGATGGAAAAAAACCAACAACAATACAAGAAATGATAGACTCAGGAGAAATAGACGTACCCcttgaataa